A region from the Rheinheimera mangrovi genome encodes:
- a CDS encoding response regulator transcription factor, whose translation MSGLVIVVEDEDQVRSALVSLLQSAGYTVRDFASGTDFLNSTMPDTPACLLLDMQMPDSNGMDIIEQLASTQARIPVIFITGYGSIPLSVQAMKKGAREFLTKPVCPDALLAAVAEALTSDQANLQHRIEQCELAARYNLLTPREQQVLEFIIGGLLIKQIAAELAVSEITIKVHKKQIMNKMRTKSITDLVRITERLHITQARGR comes from the coding sequence ATGAGCGGCTTGGTGATAGTAGTGGAAGATGAAGATCAGGTAAGGTCGGCACTGGTAAGCTTATTGCAATCTGCTGGTTACACAGTGCGTGATTTTGCATCTGGTACAGATTTTTTGAACAGCACTATGCCAGACACTCCGGCTTGTTTGCTGTTGGATATGCAAATGCCAGACTCCAATGGTATGGACATTATTGAACAACTGGCCAGCACACAGGCCCGAATTCCGGTGATTTTTATTACAGGATACGGTTCTATTCCTCTGAGTGTGCAGGCGATGAAAAAGGGCGCCCGTGAGTTTTTAACCAAACCTGTTTGCCCTGATGCCTTGCTGGCTGCTGTGGCTGAAGCTTTAACATCCGATCAGGCCAATCTGCAGCATCGTATTGAACAGTGTGAGCTGGCTGCCCGCTACAATTTGCTGACTCCCCGTGAGCAGCAGGTGCTGGAGTTTATTATCGGTGGTTTGCTGATCAAACAAATTGCGGCTGAATTAGCGGTCAGCGAAATTACCATTAAGGTGCACAAAAAGCAGATCATGAACAAAATGCGCACCAAATCTATAACCGATCTGGTGCGGATCACAGAACGCTTACATATAACTCAGGCCAGAGGTCGTTAA
- a CDS encoding TMEM175 family protein — protein MGKNRLETLFDGVLAIIITIMVLEMHIPTGHNIEALWPLAPVVFSYVMSFIYLGIYWNNHHHMLYVCDKVTGSILWANLHLLFWLSLIPFTTAWMGESQFSAQPVALYGFVLLMTSFAYWMLQHRIIVSQGEQSRLKYAVGKDWKGRLSMVFYLAGTLLSFVSQWLALAIYIAIAILWLIPDQRIERSLEHEAN, from the coding sequence ATGGGTAAAAACAGACTGGAAACCCTGTTTGACGGCGTACTCGCCATTATTATCACTATTATGGTGCTGGAAATGCACATACCCACAGGACATAACATCGAAGCTTTATGGCCTCTGGCTCCGGTAGTTTTTAGTTATGTGATGAGTTTTATCTACTTAGGTATTTACTGGAACAATCATCATCATATGCTCTATGTTTGTGACAAAGTGACAGGCTCTATCCTTTGGGCCAACCTGCATTTGTTATTCTGGTTATCTTTGATCCCCTTTACCACGGCCTGGATGGGAGAAAGTCAGTTTTCAGCCCAGCCTGTTGCGCTTTATGGTTTTGTGTTGCTGATGACATCTTTTGCGTATTGGATGTTGCAACACCGGATCATTGTGTCGCAAGGCGAGCAATCCAGGCTGAAATATGCAGTAGGGAAAGACTGGAAAGGCCGCTTATCCATGGTGTTTTATTTGGCAGGCACTTTGTTGTCTTTTGTCTCACAGTGGCTGGCTTTAGCTATTTACATCGCTATCGCCATACTCTGGCTGATCCCGGACCAGCGCATAGAGCGCAGTCTGGAACATGAGGCCAACTAG